The Candidatus Omnitrophota bacterium nucleotide sequence TCTTGTTAAACCCAGTGATTATTATGATTTAGCACAGAATATATTAAGACTTCTTGAGAGTAAGACATTAAGATTAAATTTAGGAATTCTTGCTCGCAAAAAAGCAGAAGAAATATATAATTGGAAGACAGGCATTAATTGTTTGAATTTAGTTTATAGTAAATTTGCTAAATAATATCTAATTTATGTCAGATAAGGAAGAAAATTTAATTATAGGCGCAGGTCTGTCAGGGCTCTTTACGGCTTATTATTTATATAAAGCGAAAAAATCTTTTATTATTATAGAGAAAGAAAAACAAGTAGGAGGGTTAGCAAAAACATTAGAATATGATGGGTTTAAGACAGATATCGGGCCCATCGGTTTTATACCAAAAACAAATCACTCTTAAATTTTTTAAGTGATTTGATGGGAAAAGATTGGACACAGCTTAATAGATGTACAAAATTTCATGATCAAGGTAAATTATTTTCTTATCCTTTAAAATTTAAAGAAATTTTGTTAAGCACAGATATTTTAAAAGTGCAAAGATTTATTAGGGATTATTTTTATGAGCAATTTAAGAAAAGATTAGTAAGAATTAACGATATTTGTTCTTTTAAAGAAAAAGCAATTAATAATTTTGGCAGATATTTAGCTGAATACTATTTACTCAATTATACAGAAAAGATATGGGAATTGCCTGCATCAGATATTTCCTCTTACTGGTTTGAACAGAGAATAAAGTCTCTTTCTCTTCCTGTAGTAATTAAAAATTTGGTTTTCAGCCCGAAGGAACAATGTAGGAGTTTAGTAAACTATTTCTATTACCCCAAGAAAGGAATTGGTTCGATATATGAAAAGATTAAGAATGTAATTCTGGCAAAAGGTGCGATTAAATTAAATAGTTTTCCAAAAGAGATTTTTCATAACGGCAATAGAATAAAAAAAATTATTATAAATGAGAATGGGCTTGAATCGGTTTATTATCCCAAATATGTTGTTTCTTCAATTCCTATAAGTGAATTTTTATCTCTTTTAAATCCACTCCCTCCTAAAGAGATTATTCAGGCTACAAACAAATTAAGATTCAGGTCGCATATTAGCCTTTTTATAACAATAGACAGAAATTCATTCTCTCCTTGCCAATGGATTTATTTCTATGATAAAAAGATCCCCTTTGGGAGAATAACTGAACCTAAAAACTTTAGTGAAGAAATGTCTCCCGAGGGTAAAACATCCTTACTTTTAGAATTCTTTTGCTGGGCTGATGATGAAATTTATAATATGAATAAAAACGAGTGTTTAGAACTTGCGCTTCCTTGGCTGGAAAGTTTAGGTTTTTTAAAAAGAGGTGATATTATGGACTATTATCTTCATAAAGAAAAATTTGCTTATCCAGTCTATACTTTAGACTATAAAAAGTATCTGGAAAAAATAAAAGCTTATTTAAGTATCTTTGAAAATCTTATAACCATTGGTAGAGCTGGTTGTTTTGGGTATAATAATCAAGACCATGCTATAGAAATGGGAAAACTTGCCGCACAGAGTATAATTAATAATAAATCTTATCATTTGATGATAGATAGCATAGGTGCGGAGGCAAAGTATTTAGAAAATGAGGAATAAAATTGTGAGATATAGATATCATTTTTTAATTCTTATATTATTGTTATTCCATATGATAAATAATTATTATTGGATAAAAAGAGATTATGGGAGTAGAGGAGCTGATGTTGCGCATCATATCGGAATAGTTTTATTACTTCGGGAAAATTTAGAAAAAATATTTTTTTCTCAAGAAATTTCATTAAAAAAATAGAATTGTTCTTAACTCTTCTGTTTAATATTAAAAATTATTCACCTTTAATATGGCCTCCATTTATTCATTTAATTACTGCTTTTTTATCTTTTATCTCTCAAGATATATTATTTTTCATAAGGTTTAGTAATATAATTTATTTAGCTATCTTAATTATTGGTATGTATCTTTTAGGTAGAGAAATACATTCTCCCAAAGTAGGGATATTATCTGCTTATTTTATTTCTTTTTATCCGGCAATATTTGGATTATCCAGACAATATGGAATTGATTTTCCACTAACAAGTGCTGTAATTCTAACAACCTTTTTTCTTTTAAAAACTGATAATTTTAAAAATCGTAAATTTAGTATTCTTTTTGGTTTTAGTTTAGGGTTTGGTACACTTATAAAAATACAATTAATATTTTTTATGATATGGCCTTTTCTTTTTGTAATTCTTAAAGATAAGAAATACATCTCAAGGGAAATTTTATTAAATATTATAATTTCGTTAAACATTGCTTTATTAATTTCTTTACTCTGGTGGAGTCAATTATTCTCAAGAGATGGGTTAGTTATTTTTCACGAACATATCCTGACCCAGAATGTTACTTCCCAGTTTGTAGGAAATAATTTTTTATCTCGCCTCACATTTTATCTTAAAGGAATTTGCTTAAACATCTCTCCTCTTTTTACAGTTATGTTTTTGCTAGGTCTATTTTTTTGTTTTAGAGCAATAAAAAAAGAGAATTTTAAATTTATTGTTTTTTGGTTTCTTATAACATATTTTATTTTTTCTTTAATCATAACCAAACACCGGAGGTATTTATTTCCTCTATTGGGATCAATCGTATTAATTTCAGTATTTGGATTATTAGATTCTCCTCTTAAAAAGATTGTAAAAAAATTCTTATTTTATCTTTTCTCTTTTTAGGAATCTTACAATTTTTTTTAATCAGTTATTATAAGTATCTTCCTTTTGTTGATACTGAATGGGCTCATCCACCAGAAAGGAATAATTACTACATAGTAATGCAAAAATTTAATAATAAAATAATTCAATTCTCTAAATCTGAAAATAAAATAGGGATTATAGAAGAAGAATTTTTTAAAGGTGATGATTGCGTAATGCTGAGTAATTATCTTAAGGCATTTAATATTGAAAATAAGATTTTTCTAAGTTGTGACGGCTGCTATCCTCATAAGGTCAATAAACATTTCTTATTTAATATAGAGGAATTTGATTTCTTAATTGGGTTTTCTTCGAAATTATTAGAAAGGCCTGATTTTGCAGGTTTATTTATGTTATCCAGAGATATTCCCAAAGGAATTGCAGTCGAGAAAATAGAATATTTGAGAAATTTTATAGTTATTCAAAAAGGCATATTATTTCCTGAAAATATTACAAATCTTCTTCTTAAAAACCCTAATATGTAAATAAGAGTTGAGGAATGGAAAGAAATTTTACCTTAATTTTGCCGGTGAGAGATGAAGAAGAAAATATAAAAATCTTAATTGAGAAATTAAAAAAAACCCTTAAAGATACAATTGTAATTTTTGTTGATGATAGTTCTACAGATGAAACAGAAAAAATAGTAAAATTATTTATGGCGAAAGACAATGATATCATCTTGATTGAAAATAAAGGAAGCCGATTAGCTTCGGCAATTAGAACAGGGATAGAAAATGCTTCTACCGAAATTGTGGGCTGGATGGATGCAGATTTATCTATGCCCGTAGAGATTATTCCACAGATGGTTGATTTTTTGTCTGAGTATGATATAGTTTTAGGTTCGCGTTATATTGAAGGAGGAAAAGATTTAAGAGAAAGTAGAATGCGTATTCTTACATCAAGACTATTTAATTTATTGAGTAAAAAAATATTAAATACAAAAACTAACGATCTCACATCGGGCTTTGTTATTACAAAAAAAGAGTTCTTAGAGGAATTAAAAATAGAAGGTAAATATGGTGAATATTGTCTAAGCCTCATTTATCAGGCAGAGAGGAAAGGATTTAAAATAAAAGAAGCTCCTTATATATTTCGGGAAAGAAAGAAGGGGAAAAGCAAAATTGGTTCCAATTTATTCATTTTATTTAAGAACTCTCTCTTCTATTTTCTGATGGTAATAAGGCTTAAATTTAGAGATTTATTCTTTTATAGAGATAATAAATTTTAGGATAAGGGTTTTTAAAAATAGATTTTGGTAGTTCAATTTTTTTTAATAGTTGATAATTGTATTGATTATTTTGTATCTCAAGAAAGAGTTCAAAAAATAACTTTTCTGCTTCAGAATACGAAATTTTAATATTGTAGTTCTTCTCTATAACTTCATGTAAAAAAGTGTATAATTTATGTCTAAACAGAGGATTTCTTAATTCTCTTAAAGAATAAAAAGCATCGCTGTATTTTTCAATTGGCTCAGTAATTAAAATATAATCAAAATTATATGGCTGAAAAATTATTTTTGGACTTCCGTGACAATCTTTCTCTAAATTAAATAGGAATAATAATACTCGGGGGGTAAGCATTTTGTCTTTAATTTTATGGGATATTTTTTCAAGTGTTGTTTCAAAAACATAAGGAATTCTCCATCGTTGTATAATTTTAAATCGCAATATATCTTCGAATAAATCATCTGTAGCTAATCCGATAATGAATATCATTTTTTCATTATTTAGTTTCATGTCTTTTATAACTAAGTCTATAATATTATCTATATCCTCGTAATCAAAACTAACGGCGTAAAGCATTCCCTCTCTGTGTGTTCTTTTATCAAAATCAATACTTGTAAAGATATATTTATCCTTTTTATAATTGATAATAAAAAATTGAACCAGACAAAATAAAAAAAGACATAGAAATATTTTATGTTTATATAAGTTTAAGATTTTTCCCTTATAAATTTTTATGTATTGAGGAAGATTATTTAAAACATAAGCAATAACTATTCCTGAGGCAGGTAGTGACGGAAGAGTGTGTCTAGGAAAATCTTCGTAAGTGAAAAAAAGAAAATAAAAAAGAGGCGTGCATAACCAACTTAGAATAAATATCTTGTGTTTAGATTTTGTAATAGAATATAAAAAAAGACAGAAAAATAAAAGAATAGTTAATAGAGGATAAAGCTGATATTTCCAGAGGTTTAGACAAGAGAATTTGTATATATTATTTAACCTATTGATCGTAAATGATGTGTTTGCCGCATTCAACAGATAGAGTTGGCCAGGCATATGTTGGAGATACCACGGTAAAACAATAAGTAAGGGTAAGACAAAAAACAAAATACTAATTATTTTTATCTTCCCAAATTTATAAATAGCGTGAGAAGAATATATTAAGAATGGGATAAAAAAATAAATAAGAAACGTTTGTTTATGAAGTAATCCAATTATAATGGTTAGGCTCGAAAAAAAAGAGTATATTTTTTTCTGAAAATATTCGGATTCAAGCAAAAAATAAAAAAATAAAGCTACTAAAGCTGTAATAGAAAAATCTAACATATACACACGGGAAAATCCAAAGATTCCCGGGTAAAAACTCACCAATAGAGCAGTGCCCATTCCGGTATATTCATTATCTAAGATTCCTCCAATTTTATATAACGCATAGATTAAGATAAAAAGATATAAGAGATTTGATAGAAGAGCTGTTTTAAGAGAAGGTCCTAAAAGGATAAAAAATGGTAAAGTAGCCATATGCCTCAAAAAAGGGTAAATCGAGTTAGTATCAAAAATTAAACATATTCTTTCTTTAAAAGACAATGACGGATTTCTTATAGCTTCGTATACTCTAAGCGAAGAAGAGTAGTATCCTAATTGATCCTCTACGAAAGGGGCATTGTCTTGAGAGATAATTATAAAATTGTTTATTGTATGGAAAATAAAAATGAGAATTAAGAAAAATTTAGTTCTATTTTTTTGCCAGAAAGATAATATGGAAGTCATCATTTTTTATTCTTATAAATTCAAATGAGGGATAGATATTTATTAGTTTTAAATCTGCTAAGTTGAGATACCTTTCTAATTCATAAGGAGAGTAAATTCTTAAAATATGTGTCTCTTTGTAGTTTTTAAGAAGTCCATCATTTTTGAATAATTTTAAATTATAATCAATTCTGCAAACTTGTTTTAATTCATCAATTTTTATTTTTCCCTCGCGGATCAGTTTACTATTATTAAATTTTATTTCCTTAAAACTTTTTGGAGAAAAAGAATCGGTTGATTTCAAAGCATTCCAGACTTCAAAAACAAAAAGACCATTTCTTTTTAGACTTGCATAGACATTTTTAAATAATTGCCTTAGCGATTTTATCTCGGTAATATAATTTATCACTGCAAACAAAGAAATTACCACATCAATTTTTTTTCTCGGTCTGTAGTTTGTAATATCTTTTACTAAAAATTTTCCTCTTAAACCTGCTTTGTTTAATTTTTCTTTGGCAATTTT carries:
- a CDS encoding NAD(P)-binding protein — protein: MSDKEENLIIGAGLSGLFTAYYLYKAKKSFIIIEKEKQVGGLAKTLEYDGFKTDIGPIGFIPKTNHS
- a CDS encoding glycosyltransferase is translated as MERNFTLILPVRDEEENIKILIEKLKKTLKDTIVIFVDDSSTDETEKIVKLFMAKDNDIILIENKGSRLASAIRTGIENASTEIVGWMDADLSMPVEIIPQMVDFLSEYDIVLGSRYIEGGKDLRESRMRILTSRLFNLLSKKILNTKTNDLTSGFVITKKEFLEELKIEGKYGEYCLSLIYQAERKGFKIKEAPYIFRERKKGKSKIGSNLFILFKNSLFYFLMVIRLKFRDLFFYRDNKF
- a CDS encoding class I SAM-dependent methyltransferase, which translates into the protein MQSKCFNSDYAYFYDLIYKDKEYRKETGFLEKLFKKFLNKKPKDILDLGCGTGNHSLELIKRGYRVTGIDISKDMVKIAKEKLNKAGLRGKFLVKDITNYRPRKKIDVVISLFAVINYITEIKSLRQLFKNVYASLKRNGLFVFEVWNALKSTDSFSPKSFKEIKFNNSKLIREGKIKIDELKQVCRIDYNLKLFKNDGLLKNYKETHILRIYSPYELERYLNLADLKLINIYPSFEFIRIKNDDFHIIFLAKK